In Stieleria varia, one genomic interval encodes:
- a CDS encoding helix-turn-helix domain-containing protein — protein MFIRLVAKLGRKETEIEIPPSAVQLLGALLTEFAKGNAVPMFPVHAELTTQQASDLLGVSRPFLVQQLEKGALPFRKVGTHRRVLLKDLMEYKESMDRKRHEALDELAAQAQELDMGY, from the coding sequence TTGTTCATCCGATTGGTCGCCAAGCTTGGAAGGAAGGAAACCGAGATCGAGATTCCACCGTCAGCGGTGCAGCTACTCGGCGCCTTGCTGACCGAATTCGCCAAAGGCAACGCGGTCCCCATGTTCCCGGTGCACGCAGAACTCACGACGCAGCAGGCTTCGGATTTGCTGGGTGTGTCGCGGCCATTCTTGGTCCAGCAGCTCGAGAAGGGTGCACTGCCGTTTCGCAAAGTCGGTACCCACCGCCGTGTGCTGCTGAAAGACCTGATGGAGTACAAAGAGTCGATGGACCGCAAACGCCACGAAGCACTCGACGAACTGGCTGCCCAGGCCCAAGAGCTCGACATGGGTTATTGA
- a CDS encoding nucleotidyltransferase domain-containing protein produces MTESSKPRSLAEADGTERLGMFVGRDFIEIDFNGNTSVTEHSLIYSVGTQVVAQKEVMATGGRIAHPAGAVGVIVRSPVDRTHAYRVKFSDGFEAPIHHDQLIRLAEFKSNSIRDNAAPLMSSGLYDRVIYRCVIGSRAYGLEDEASDTDRRGIYLPAADLHWSLFGVPEQLENDETQEVYWELQKFIVLALKANPNVLECLYSPIVESATPLGEELLEMRSAFLSKLIFQTFSGYVASQFKKMQTDIRNQGRVKGKHVMHLIRLLLSGTHVLRSDEMMVDVGQHRDQLLTIKRGEMPFAEADSWRKELQSDFESAFQTTKLPDRPDYERANAFLVDARRRAMEKSLP; encoded by the coding sequence GTGACCGAATCCTCCAAGCCGAGGAGTCTGGCGGAGGCAGACGGTACTGAACGCTTGGGAATGTTTGTTGGCAGAGACTTTATCGAAATCGATTTCAACGGAAACACTTCGGTGACGGAACATTCGCTAATCTACAGTGTCGGAACGCAGGTAGTCGCTCAAAAAGAAGTCATGGCGACGGGCGGCCGCATTGCGCACCCGGCCGGCGCTGTCGGTGTGATCGTCCGATCGCCAGTGGATCGCACCCACGCGTATCGCGTGAAGTTCAGCGACGGGTTCGAGGCCCCGATCCACCACGACCAACTTATTCGGCTGGCGGAGTTCAAATCCAACAGCATTCGCGATAATGCTGCGCCGTTGATGAGCTCGGGATTGTACGATCGCGTGATCTATCGATGCGTGATTGGATCGCGGGCTTACGGCCTGGAAGACGAGGCGTCGGACACCGATCGCCGTGGAATCTACCTGCCAGCGGCCGATCTGCACTGGTCGCTCTTCGGGGTTCCGGAGCAATTGGAGAACGATGAGACTCAAGAGGTTTACTGGGAGCTGCAGAAGTTCATCGTGCTCGCTTTGAAGGCGAACCCGAATGTGCTCGAGTGCCTCTATTCCCCAATCGTTGAATCGGCGACTCCGCTGGGCGAAGAACTGCTCGAGATGCGATCAGCGTTTCTCTCGAAGCTCATCTTCCAGACGTTCTCCGGATACGTTGCATCACAGTTCAAAAAGATGCAAACCGACATCCGAAATCAGGGACGAGTGAAGGGGAAGCACGTGATGCATTTGATTCGGTTGCTGCTATCGGGAACCCATGTGTTGCGTTCAGATGAGATGATGGTGGACGTCGGCCAGCATCGCGACCAATTGTTGACGATCAAACGAGGTGAGATGCCATTTGCCGAAGCAGACTCTTGGCGGAAGGAACTTCAAAGCGATTTTGAGTCTGCGTTCCAAACAACCAAGCTCCCGGACCGTCCCGACTACGAGCGTGCCAACGCATTCCTCGTCGACGCGCGCCGGCGAGCGATGGAGAAGTCATTGCCATGA
- a CDS encoding 3'-5' exonuclease: MARKLDQMLVVDVESTCWDGPPPEGEESEIIEIGLCVVDVGKLERLSKYSLLVCPERSTISSFCTELTTLSPDMFEAAGSLRDAVKRLKQEFDSKDRLWASWGDYDRRQFERVCSTAGVGYPFGITHLNVKSLFAVSLGLKHEVGLDGAYEMLNLPMEGTHHRGDDDAWNIAGILCRLLEAARVTKP, encoded by the coding sequence ATGGCAAGAAAGCTAGATCAGATGTTGGTGGTCGACGTTGAGTCGACGTGTTGGGATGGCCCGCCGCCCGAAGGCGAAGAGAGCGAGATCATTGAGATCGGCTTGTGCGTGGTCGATGTTGGCAAACTCGAGCGACTGAGCAAGTACAGCCTCCTCGTCTGTCCCGAGCGATCGACGATCAGTTCATTCTGCACGGAGCTCACAACACTGTCGCCGGACATGTTCGAAGCAGCGGGATCACTCCGCGACGCGGTCAAACGATTGAAGCAGGAGTTCGATTCAAAAGACCGATTGTGGGCCAGTTGGGGAGACTACGATCGTCGTCAGTTCGAGCGAGTTTGTTCGACCGCAGGCGTTGGCTATCCCTTTGGAATCACCCATCTCAACGTCAAATCGCTTTTCGCGGTTTCGCTCGGCTTAAAACACGAGGTCGGACTCGACGGCGCTTACGAGATGCTGAACCTTCCGATGGAAGGCACCCACCACCGGGGAGACGACGACGCTTGGAACATCGCTGGAATCTTGTGCCGGTTGCTTGAAGCCGCGAGAGTTACGAAGCCATAG
- a CDS encoding recombinase zinc beta ribbon domain-containing protein, giving the protein MRLNRAKRWTDRYGNTGRWTTTRVLKLISNRTYLGEIPNGESTLPGEYAPIVKPDVFDRAQQHIVERRTRKPGRRENPQEFLLRGILVCGWCERPMTTSYSHHRNIRYLYYRCRSQAGGRPPCSNVSVKRYDIEQFVIDTLGEPQSDDPDFMDELREVWTQLNQDQQRRLLPELLTRVIFNPDLGTVEIECDEAEVRGLTADPSVSSD; this is encoded by the coding sequence ATGAGGTTGAATCGAGCGAAACGTTGGACCGACCGCTATGGCAACACGGGACGCTGGACGACGACGCGAGTCCTGAAATTAATTTCCAATCGCACGTATCTCGGTGAAATCCCGAACGGTGAATCAACACTGCCAGGGGAGTACGCGCCGATTGTTAAACCCGATGTATTCGACCGCGCTCAGCAGCACATAGTCGAGCGTCGAACTCGGAAACCGGGCCGGCGAGAGAACCCGCAAGAGTTTCTTCTGCGCGGGATCTTGGTTTGCGGATGGTGCGAGCGCCCGATGACAACGAGCTATTCGCATCACCGAAACATTCGGTATTTGTACTACCGATGCCGGTCGCAAGCAGGAGGTCGACCGCCATGCTCGAACGTGAGCGTTAAACGCTATGACATTGAGCAGTTTGTCATTGATACCTTGGGAGAACCGCAAAGCGATGATCCAGATTTCATGGATGAGTTGCGCGAGGTTTGGACACAACTCAATCAAGATCAGCAACGCCGCCTGCTGCCAGAGCTGTTGACCAGGGTTATTTTCAATCCGGACTTGGGGACCGTTGAGATTGAGTGTGACGAAGCTGAAGTCCGAGGTCTGACTGCCGACCCGTCAGTGTCTTCTGATTAG
- a CDS encoding TA system antitoxin ParD family protein, with protein MGQPVKLSDELVDDARAVVLFSQRSIAGQIEFWAGLGKSIEPLLRGDRSILLQKSGSTRPLSEAIAEVGTAEGKKKLEAYLEQGPYPRFKAVEGQPDLLRRIEADGTEVVGRFVGRDFVEVESET; from the coding sequence ATGGGACAGCCAGTCAAACTATCAGACGAACTTGTCGACGACGCGCGAGCAGTCGTGCTGTTCTCGCAGCGGAGCATCGCCGGACAGATTGAGTTCTGGGCCGGACTTGGAAAGTCGATCGAACCGCTTCTACGCGGAGACCGATCGATCCTGCTACAGAAATCTGGTTCGACGCGACCACTTTCCGAAGCGATTGCCGAGGTTGGTACCGCCGAGGGAAAGAAAAAGTTGGAAGCTTACCTTGAGCAAGGCCCCTATCCTCGTTTTAAAGCTGTGGAAGGCCAACCCGACCTACTCCGCCGAATCGAGGCTGACGGTACTGAAGTCGTTGGCCGTTTTGTCGGACGAGACTTCGTTGAAGTCGAGAGCGAAACTTGA
- a CDS encoding TIGR02452 family protein codes for MTLKELAQETLDLVEAGEYQADGLTVNFAEQQESAVRGTRLYRPDEIVALSASPADENPTIHVVDGTTQVVAQAMSKHGEVALLNFASARNPGGGFLNGAKAQEEDLCRCSGLYPCLIQCMEYYETNRAQSSLLYTDHMIFSPSVPFFKTRGTGVLLAEPFFASVITAPAPNSGPFLRGNPGATEELEQTFERRWRNVLRISRDQSVKRLLLGAWGCGAFGGDPVMASRTAKSAIEKDGGGIDEIVFAIPGKGRQSKANLDAFRQFVPANP; via the coding sequence ATGACACTGAAAGAACTCGCACAAGAAACACTCGACCTGGTCGAGGCGGGCGAATACCAGGCGGACGGTCTGACCGTGAATTTTGCCGAGCAGCAAGAGTCGGCCGTCCGTGGCACACGTCTGTACCGCCCCGATGAAATCGTTGCGTTATCCGCGTCGCCAGCCGATGAAAACCCGACGATTCACGTGGTGGACGGGACGACTCAAGTCGTCGCCCAGGCCATGTCCAAACATGGCGAAGTTGCGCTGTTGAACTTCGCATCGGCCCGAAACCCCGGCGGCGGATTTCTGAATGGTGCAAAGGCGCAGGAAGAGGATCTGTGTCGCTGCAGCGGCTTGTATCCGTGTTTGATCCAGTGCATGGAATACTACGAGACCAATCGTGCTCAATCATCGCTGCTGTACACCGACCACATGATCTTCAGTCCGTCGGTTCCCTTCTTCAAGACACGTGGCACCGGCGTCTTGCTTGCCGAGCCGTTCTTTGCCTCGGTGATCACCGCCCCTGCGCCGAACAGTGGACCGTTCCTGCGAGGAAACCCCGGCGCAACGGAAGAGCTCGAGCAAACGTTCGAGCGACGCTGGCGGAATGTGCTACGCATCTCACGAGACCAAAGTGTAAAGCGTTTGCTCTTGGGGGCATGGGGATGCGGCGCGTTCGGAGGTGATCCGGTGATGGCTTCACGGACGGCGAAATCGGCGATCGAGAAGGACGGAGGCGGAATCGACGAAATCGTCTTCGCGATCCCCGGTAAAGGGCGGCAAAGCAAAGCTAACCTGGATGCGTTCCGCCAATTCGTTCCCGCCAACCCGTAG
- a CDS encoding ATP-grasp domain-containing protein: protein MNDFYCTAWYPRARKWLLHRDWRCVPANDLVANAADVASSIGCHDRVFVRPDSPLKPFSGRVLDVDSISLKALDHGFYFEDETLPVIVAPVANVGREWRFVVVDRQVIAGSGYNAETRSASAASENSRARELAAEIVCSMEPPSPVYVLDICEVDDQCLLLELNPFGGADLYDCDPQAIVKAVSDHAIRSVKS, encoded by the coding sequence ATGAACGACTTTTACTGCACAGCTTGGTATCCGAGAGCACGCAAGTGGTTGCTGCATCGCGACTGGCGGTGTGTGCCGGCGAATGACTTAGTCGCCAATGCTGCCGACGTCGCAAGCTCGATTGGCTGCCATGATCGTGTTTTCGTTCGACCAGACAGCCCACTGAAACCATTTAGCGGTCGCGTGCTCGATGTAGATTCGATTTCCCTCAAGGCACTCGACCATGGGTTCTACTTTGAAGACGAAACGCTTCCCGTCATTGTCGCACCGGTCGCCAACGTTGGACGCGAGTGGCGTTTTGTTGTCGTTGATAGACAAGTGATTGCTGGCAGCGGCTACAACGCGGAAACACGAAGTGCATCGGCAGCAAGCGAGAACTCAAGGGCTCGCGAATTGGCCGCGGAGATCGTATGCTCCATGGAACCGCCATCGCCGGTCTACGTCCTGGACATTTGCGAGGTGGACGATCAGTGCCTTCTACTCGAGCTGAATCCGTTTGGAGGTGCCGACTTGTACGATTGCGACCCTCAAGCCATCGTGAAAGCTGTGTCTGATCATGCCATACGGAGTGTGAAATCGTGA
- a CDS encoding AAA family ATPase, whose amino-acid sequence MSEPANPIVYVIAGPNGAGKTTFASRYLPQFAGCQEFVNADLIAAGLSPFNPESQSAAAGRLMLDRIDELTSAQATFGFETTLAGRAHAKRLRAMKSIGYRVSMFFIWLPSVDQAIARVATRVRESGHNIPEPTIRRRYDLGIKNFASLYMPVLDEWFVYNGSSRPARIIVGQQDGNRRVYDDVGFAELKQFSPELLP is encoded by the coding sequence TTGAGTGAGCCCGCCAATCCAATCGTTTACGTCATCGCCGGCCCCAATGGTGCCGGCAAGACAACGTTCGCCAGTCGGTACCTACCGCAGTTTGCTGGTTGCCAGGAATTCGTGAACGCTGATTTGATTGCTGCCGGCCTGTCACCATTCAACCCAGAATCCCAATCGGCTGCTGCGGGACGCTTAATGCTCGATCGGATCGATGAGTTGACTTCGGCCCAAGCAACATTCGGGTTTGAGACGACACTGGCTGGCCGCGCTCATGCGAAAAGGTTGCGGGCGATGAAAAGCATTGGATACCGAGTGTCTATGTTTTTCATTTGGCTTCCGTCCGTCGACCAAGCCATTGCGCGTGTTGCGACTCGCGTCAGAGAGAGTGGTCACAATATCCCCGAACCAACGATCCGGCGTCGCTACGATCTGGGAATCAAAAACTTTGCGTCGTTGTATATGCCAGTCCTCGACGAGTGGTTTGTCTACAATGGGTCCAGCCGACCAGCTAGAATTATCGTAGGCCAGCAAGATGGCAACCGACGGGTGTATGACGATGTCGGTTTTGCTGAACTCAAACAATTTTCCCCGGAATTATTGCCATGA
- a CDS encoding low molecular weight protein tyrosine phosphatase family protein, translating into MASRINVLFVCSKNQWRSPTAEAVYRDDPRVSVRSRGTATSAKQTIHAADLAWADLVLVMEDKHRHRLLADFPGEAKYLPIQVLHIPDDYQFMDPELIELICSSAEPFIGAAATKA; encoded by the coding sequence ATGGCCAGTCGAATCAACGTTTTGTTCGTTTGCAGCAAGAATCAGTGGCGAAGTCCGACGGCCGAAGCGGTCTATCGTGACGATCCGCGAGTGTCGGTTCGATCTCGAGGTACAGCGACGTCCGCAAAGCAGACGATTCACGCTGCCGATCTTGCTTGGGCGGATTTAGTTTTGGTGATGGAGGACAAACATCGCCATCGTTTGCTCGCAGACTTCCCGGGCGAAGCCAAGTATCTGCCCATCCAAGTCCTGCATATTCCTGACGACTACCAGTTTATGGACCCGGAGTTGATTGAACTGATCTGTTCCTCTGCCGAGCCATTCATTGGAGCGGCAGCTACGAAGGCTTGA
- a CDS encoding macro domain-containing protein, with the protein MNKIEGDLLKLAGQGRFDVIIHGCNCFCTMGAGIAKAIRDQFPAAYEADLATEKGSREKLGSYSSADVSVDDHQLTVVNAYTQFNYRGAGVKADYDAIREVFCKIRSDFKGKRIGYPMLGAGLAGGDWDTISSIINDELEGEDHTLIVFKPS; encoded by the coding sequence GTGAACAAGATCGAAGGTGACCTACTGAAACTTGCTGGCCAGGGCCGTTTCGACGTGATCATTCACGGATGCAATTGTTTTTGCACGATGGGGGCAGGCATCGCAAAGGCAATCCGCGACCAATTCCCAGCCGCATATGAAGCAGATTTGGCAACCGAGAAAGGAAGCCGCGAGAAGTTGGGCTCCTATTCATCAGCCGATGTATCGGTCGACGATCATCAACTCACCGTCGTAAACGCGTACACTCAGTTCAACTACCGGGGCGCAGGAGTAAAAGCTGACTACGACGCGATTCGAGAGGTGTTTTGCAAGATCAGATCCGACTTCAAGGGTAAACGAATCGGATACCCGATGCTCGGTGCGGGTTTGGCTGGTGGTGATTGGGATACAATCAGTTCGATCATCAATGATGAGCTTGAGGGAGAAGACCACACGCTGATTGTGTTCAAGCCTTCGTAG
- a CDS encoding metallophosphoesterase family protein translates to MRITSIQPELIREIPFLNAGRGPGGFYRDSLPVHRGFVDALPDGMSAIIATADLQGRETFESAGGKPLRLLGEVLPAILADEIIPNLGVGNGRIGVLLAGDFYTVPALDKRGGSGDVTSVWQAFADEFDWIVGVAGNHDLLGDAATRPRFTDPVHFLDNDTVTVDELPIAGLSGIPGDPRRPWRRTEDDFVEALELLLSESPALVVMHDGPDVPEFGFRGSPRMREAIESSEPTLIVRGHAHWKEPLATLSNGTQSLNVDARVVILTSQTS, encoded by the coding sequence ATGAGGATTACATCGATTCAACCTGAACTGATTCGGGAGATTCCCTTCCTGAATGCTGGCCGAGGGCCGGGCGGTTTCTACCGAGACTCGCTGCCGGTGCACCGGGGATTTGTGGATGCGCTACCGGACGGAATGTCAGCGATCATCGCCACTGCTGATCTGCAAGGACGCGAGACTTTCGAATCGGCTGGCGGCAAACCACTTCGTCTGCTGGGGGAAGTCCTCCCAGCGATCCTTGCCGATGAGATAATTCCAAATCTCGGTGTAGGCAATGGGCGGATTGGCGTGCTTCTGGCAGGCGACTTCTACACCGTTCCCGCACTCGACAAGCGCGGCGGATCCGGTGATGTAACCTCAGTTTGGCAAGCGTTTGCCGACGAGTTCGATTGGATCGTCGGCGTCGCCGGCAACCACGACCTGCTCGGCGACGCAGCAACTCGTCCGAGATTTACCGACCCAGTTCACTTCCTCGACAACGACACCGTCACTGTCGATGAACTGCCGATCGCAGGCCTGAGCGGCATCCCTGGCGACCCAAGACGCCCATGGCGCCGGACAGAAGATGACTTCGTTGAAGCACTCGAACTGCTGCTAAGCGAATCTCCGGCACTCGTAGTCATGCACGATGGACCGGATGTACCTGAATTCGGTTTCCGCGGTTCGCCTAGAATGCGAGAAGCGATTGAAAGTTCAGAGCCAACATTGATCGTTCGCGGGCACGCGCATTGGAAGGAACCTCTCGCAACGCTTTCGAACGGCACACAATCGCTCAACGTCGACGCAAGAGTCGTGATTCTAACGAGCCAAACGTCATGA
- the tuf gene encoding elongation factor Tu, whose amino-acid sequence MVQNEMTRNGKVSVNVGTIGHIDHGKTTLTSALLRVQSEKGLAKYKSYESIAKGGIVRDKNKTVTVIASHVKYETAGRSYAHIDCPGHADYIKNMITGAAQMDGAVLLVSAADGPMPQTREHLLLARQVGVPHLIVFMNKCDLVDDAELLELVELDLRELLSEYGYDGEKTPVIRGSAKQAHDDPTNPIAIECIEQLLDALDRWIPDPVRLIDKPFLMPIENVYSIAGRGTVVTGKIEQGMVRAGDSVEILGLKSATATDVITQVESFGEVLEVGKAGDNVGVLLRKTAHNEITKGQVLAKAGTLTPHREFEAEVYVLTKEEGGRHTPFFDGYAPQFFFRTTNVTGSANVLGGIDMAMPGDGVQLKVTLKQPIAVADGDRFAIREGGRTVGSGVVTRVVG is encoded by the coding sequence ATGGTTCAAAACGAAATGACGCGAAATGGCAAGGTGTCGGTCAACGTCGGCACGATCGGTCACATCGACCACGGCAAAACGACACTGACTTCCGCCCTGTTGCGCGTGCAATCCGAAAAGGGACTGGCCAAGTACAAGTCGTACGAATCGATCGCCAAAGGCGGTATTGTTCGTGACAAGAACAAGACCGTGACCGTGATCGCTTCGCATGTGAAGTACGAGACCGCAGGTCGCAGCTATGCCCACATCGACTGTCCCGGTCACGCCGACTACATCAAGAACATGATCACCGGTGCGGCTCAAATGGATGGCGCGGTGTTGTTGGTGTCTGCGGCTGACGGGCCGATGCCGCAGACTCGCGAACACTTGTTGCTCGCCCGACAGGTTGGCGTGCCGCACTTAATCGTGTTCATGAATAAGTGCGACTTGGTTGACGACGCCGAATTGCTCGAGCTCGTCGAACTGGATTTGCGCGAGTTGCTCAGCGAGTACGGTTACGACGGCGAAAAGACTCCGGTCATTCGTGGTTCGGCCAAGCAGGCGCATGACGACCCCACGAATCCGATCGCAATCGAGTGCATCGAGCAGTTGCTGGATGCTCTGGACCGATGGATTCCTGATCCTGTTCGCTTGATCGACAAGCCGTTCTTGATGCCGATTGAGAACGTCTACTCGATCGCCGGCCGCGGCACCGTCGTGACTGGGAAGATTGAACAAGGGATGGTCCGCGCTGGAGACAGTGTCGAGATTCTCGGACTGAAATCCGCGACCGCAACGGACGTGATCACGCAAGTGGAATCGTTCGGTGAGGTCTTGGAGGTCGGTAAGGCTGGCGATAACGTCGGTGTGCTGCTTCGCAAGACCGCTCACAACGAGATCACCAAAGGCCAAGTGTTGGCGAAGGCGGGAACCTTGACCCCGCATCGCGAGTTCGAGGCCGAAGTGTACGTGTTGACGAAAGAGGAAGGAGGCCGGCACACGCCGTTTTTCGACGGCTATGCTCCTCAGTTCTTCTTCCGAACCACAAATGTGACCGGCAGCGCAAACGTGCTGGGCGGAATCGACATGGCGATGCCCGGCGACGGCGTGCAGTTGAAAGTCACGCTGAAGCAACCGATTGCGGTCGCTGACGGTGACCGCTTTGCCATCCGAGAAGGCGGCAGGACCGTCGGATCGGGCGTGGTGACACGCGTGGTCGGCTAG
- a CDS encoding nucleotidyltransferase domain-containing protein: MIDHAKMMQHVESHPYPLLFATVSGAHLYGFPSPDSDFDLRGVHMLPLETVVGLDEGDQTVEKEGIYDGLEIDLVTHDAEKFFRLLLKRNGYVLEQIFSPLVVYSTPEHEELKSIAKNCITRHHAHHYLGFAATQWRLFAKESPPRVKPLLYVYRVLLTGINLMRTGEVEANLITLNEAAKLSYIDELVDRKRCGPEKEPFEAADLEFHTREYERLTAELEAAYEVSKLPEMPSARGELNDLLVRLRLRRSGSC; the protein is encoded by the coding sequence ATGATCGACCACGCGAAAATGATGCAACACGTCGAGTCGCATCCGTACCCGCTGCTGTTTGCCACCGTCAGCGGTGCACACCTCTACGGATTCCCTTCACCCGATTCCGACTTCGATCTCCGTGGCGTTCACATGTTGCCACTGGAGACCGTCGTCGGACTCGACGAAGGCGATCAAACCGTTGAGAAAGAGGGTATCTACGACGGCCTTGAGATCGATCTCGTCACCCACGACGCAGAGAAGTTCTTTCGGTTGTTGCTGAAGCGGAACGGGTACGTGCTTGAGCAAATCTTCTCGCCGCTGGTGGTGTACAGCACTCCCGAGCACGAGGAACTCAAGTCGATCGCCAAGAATTGCATCACGCGCCACCACGCGCATCATTATCTTGGATTTGCCGCGACCCAGTGGAGACTCTTTGCAAAGGAGTCACCTCCACGCGTCAAGCCGCTGCTGTACGTGTATCGCGTTCTGCTAACGGGGATCAACCTGATGCGCACCGGCGAAGTCGAAGCCAACCTGATCACGCTGAACGAGGCCGCCAAGCTCTCGTACATCGACGAGCTCGTGGACCGCAAGCGCTGCGGACCCGAGAAAGAACCGTTTGAAGCTGCCGACCTGGAGTTCCACACCCGAGAATACGAGCGGCTGACCGCCGAACTTGAGGCGGCCTACGAAGTCAGCAAGCTTCCAGAGATGCCGTCGGCTCGTGGCGAATTGAACGATCTTCTCGTACGATTGCGGCTTAGGCGTAGTGGATCTTGTTAA
- a CDS encoding DUF433 domain-containing protein, producing the protein MTWQDHISVDPLVCHGQACLIGTRVTVSVVLDNLAAGVSREEILKSYPSLKPEDIDACVAYAADLARERIPPLTPKEG; encoded by the coding sequence ATGACCTGGCAAGACCATATCTCTGTCGACCCGCTCGTCTGCCACGGTCAGGCTTGCCTGATCGGCACCCGAGTGACGGTCTCTGTCGTGCTCGACAATTTGGCGGCGGGAGTCTCCAGAGAGGAAATCCTCAAGAGCTACCCCAGCCTGAAGCCCGAAGACATCGACGCCTGCGTCGCATACGCTGCCGATCTAGCCCGCGAACGCATCCCTCCGCTGACTCCGAAGGAAGGGTGA